The Equus przewalskii isolate Varuska unplaced genomic scaffold, EquPr2 ChrUn-10, whole genome shotgun sequence genome window below encodes:
- the CLK2 gene encoding dual specificity protein kinase CLK2 isoform X4 has product MPHPRRYHSSERGSRGSYHEHYRSRKHKRRRSRSWSSSSDRTRRRRREDSYHVRSRSSYDDRSSDRRAYDRRYCGSYRRNDYSRDRGEAYYDADYRHSYEYQRENSSYRSQRSSRRKHRRRRRRSRTFSRSSSQHSSRRAKSVEDDAEGHLIYHVGDWLQERYEIVSTLGEGTFGRVVQCVDHRRGGARVALKIIKNVEKYKEAARLEINVLEKINEKDPDNKNLCVQMFDWFDYHGHMCISFELLGLSTFDFLKDNNYLPYPIHQVRHMAFQLCQAVKFLHDNKLTHTDLKPENILFVNSDYELTYNLEKKRDERSVKSTAVRVVDFGSATFDHEHHSTIVSTRHYRAPEVILELGWSQPCDVWSIGCIIFEYYVGFTLFQTHDNREHLAMMERILGPIPSRMIRKTRKQKYFYRGRLDWDENTSAGRYVRENCKPLRRYLTSEAEEHHQLFDLIESMLEYEPAKRLTLGEALQHPFFARLRAEPPSAKLWDSSRDISR; this is encoded by the exons ATGCCTCATCCCCGAAGGTACCACTCCTCAGAGCGAGGCAGCCGGGGGAGTTACCATGAACACTATCGGAGCCGAAAGCATAAGAGACGAAGAAGCCGCTCCTGGTCAAGTAGCAGTGACCGGACACGACGGCGCCGGCGGGAAGACAGCTACCATGTCCGTTCCCGGAG CAGCTATGATGACCGTTCATCAGACCGGAGGGCATATGACCGGCGATACTGTGGCAGCTACAGGCGCAACGACTACAGCCGGGATCGGGGAGAAGCCTACTATGATGCAGACTACCGGCATTCCTACGAGTATCAGCGGGAGAACAGCAGTTACCGCAGCCAGCGCAGCAGCCGGAGGAAGCACAGACGGCGGAGGCGACGCAGCCGGACATTCAGCCGCTCATCTTCG CAGCACAGCAGCCGGAGAGCCAAGAGTGTAGAGGACGACGCTGAGGGCCACCTCATCTACCACGTCGGGGACTGGCTACAAGAGCGAT ATGAAATTGTAAGCACCTTGGGAGAGGGGACCTTTGGCCGAGTTGTACAATGTGTCGACCATCGCAG GGGTGGCGCTCGAGTTGCCCTAAAGATCATTAAGAATGTGGAAAAGTACAAGGAAGCAGCTCGACTTGAAATCAACGTGCTGGAGAAGATCAATGAGAAGGACCCTGACAACAAGAA CCTCTGTGTCCAGATGTTTGACTGGTTTGACTACCATGGCCACATGTGTATCTCCTTTGAGCTTCTGGGCCTTAGCACCTTCGATTTCCTCAAAGACAACAACTACCTGCCCTACCCCATCCACCAAGTGCGCCACATGGCCTTCCAGCTGTGCCAGGCCGTCAAGT TCCTCCATGATAACAAGCTGACACATACGGACCTCAAGCCTGAAAATATTCTGTTTGTGAATTCAGACTACGAGCTCACCTACAACCTAGAGAAG AAGCGAGATGAGCGCAGTGTAAAGAGCACAGCTGTGCGGGTGGTAGACTTTGGCAGTGCCACCTTTGACCATGAACACCATAGTACCATTGTTTCCACTCGCCATTACCGAGCACCAGAGGTCATCCTCG AGTTGGGCTGGTCACAGCCTTGTGATGTGTGGAGCATAGGCTGCATCATCTTCGAGTACTATGTTGGCTTCACCCTCTTCCAA ACCCATGACAACAGAGAGCATCTAGCCATGATGGAAAGGATCTTGGGTCCTATCCCTTCCCGGATGATTCGAAAGACAAG gaagcagaaatatttttatcgGGGTCGCCTGGATTGGGATGAGAACACATCAGCTGGGCGTTACGTTCGAGAAAACTGCAAACCACTGCGG CGATATCTGACCTCAGAGGCAGAGGAACACCACCAGCTCTTCGATCTGATTGAAAGCATGCTAGAGTATGAGCCTGCTAAGCGACTGACCTTGGGTGAAGCCCTTCAGCATCCTTTCTTCGCCCGCCTTCGGGCTGAGCCACCCAGCGCCAAGTTGTGGGACTCCAGTCGGGATATCAGTCGGTGA
- the CLK2 gene encoding dual specificity protein kinase CLK2 isoform X1, which produces MPHPRRYHSSERGSRGSYHEHYRSRKHKRRRSRSWSSSSDRTRRRRREDSYHVRSRSSYDDRSSDRRAYDRRYCGSYRRNDYSRDRGEAYYDADYRHSYEYQRENSSYRSQRSSRRKHRRRRRRSRTFSRSSSHSSRRAKSVEDDAEGHLIYHVGDWLQERYEIVSTLGEGTFGRVVQCVDHRRGGARVALKIIKNVEKYKEAARLEINVLEKINEKDPDNKNLCVQMFDWFDYHGHMCISFELLGLSTFDFLKDNNYLPYPIHQVRHMAFQLCQAVKFLHDNKLTHTDLKPENILFVNSDYELTYNLEKKRDERSVKSTAVRVVDFGSATFDHEHHSTIVSTRHYRAPEVILELGWSQPCDVWSIGCIIFEYYVGFTLFQTHDNREHLAMMERILGPIPSRMIRKTRKQKYFYRGRLDWDENTSAGRYVRENCKPLRRYLTSEAEEHHQLFDLIESMLEYEPAKRLTLGEALQHPFFARLRAEPPSAKLWDSSRDISR; this is translated from the exons ATGCCTCATCCCCGAAGGTACCACTCCTCAGAGCGAGGCAGCCGGGGGAGTTACCATGAACACTATCGGAGCCGAAAGCATAAGAGACGAAGAAGCCGCTCCTGGTCAAGTAGCAGTGACCGGACACGACGGCGCCGGCGGGAAGACAGCTACCATGTCCGTTCCCGGAG CAGCTATGATGACCGTTCATCAGACCGGAGGGCATATGACCGGCGATACTGTGGCAGCTACAGGCGCAACGACTACAGCCGGGATCGGGGAGAAGCCTACTATGATGCAGACTACCGGCATTCCTACGAGTATCAGCGGGAGAACAGCAGTTACCGCAGCCAGCGCAGCAGCCGGAGGAAGCACAGACGGCGGAGGCGACGCAGCCGGACATTCAGCCGCTCATCTTCG CACAGCAGCCGGAGAGCCAAGAGTGTAGAGGACGACGCTGAGGGCCACCTCATCTACCACGTCGGGGACTGGCTACAAGAGCGAT ATGAAATTGTAAGCACCTTGGGAGAGGGGACCTTTGGCCGAGTTGTACAATGTGTCGACCATCGCAG GGGTGGCGCTCGAGTTGCCCTAAAGATCATTAAGAATGTGGAAAAGTACAAGGAAGCAGCTCGACTTGAAATCAACGTGCTGGAGAAGATCAATGAGAAGGACCCTGACAACAAGAA CCTCTGTGTCCAGATGTTTGACTGGTTTGACTACCATGGCCACATGTGTATCTCCTTTGAGCTTCTGGGCCTTAGCACCTTCGATTTCCTCAAAGACAACAACTACCTGCCCTACCCCATCCACCAAGTGCGCCACATGGCCTTCCAGCTGTGCCAGGCCGTCAAGT TCCTCCATGATAACAAGCTGACACATACGGACCTCAAGCCTGAAAATATTCTGTTTGTGAATTCAGACTACGAGCTCACCTACAACCTAGAGAAG AAGCGAGATGAGCGCAGTGTAAAGAGCACAGCTGTGCGGGTGGTAGACTTTGGCAGTGCCACCTTTGACCATGAACACCATAGTACCATTGTTTCCACTCGCCATTACCGAGCACCAGAGGTCATCCTCG AGTTGGGCTGGTCACAGCCTTGTGATGTGTGGAGCATAGGCTGCATCATCTTCGAGTACTATGTTGGCTTCACCCTCTTCCAA ACCCATGACAACAGAGAGCATCTAGCCATGATGGAAAGGATCTTGGGTCCTATCCCTTCCCGGATGATTCGAAAGACAAG gaagcagaaatatttttatcgGGGTCGCCTGGATTGGGATGAGAACACATCAGCTGGGCGTTACGTTCGAGAAAACTGCAAACCACTGCGG CGATATCTGACCTCAGAGGCAGAGGAACACCACCAGCTCTTCGATCTGATTGAAAGCATGCTAGAGTATGAGCCTGCTAAGCGACTGACCTTGGGTGAAGCCCTTCAGCATCCTTTCTTCGCCCGCCTTCGGGCTGAGCCACCCAGCGCCAAGTTGTGGGACTCCAGTCGGGATATCAGTCGGTGA
- the CLK2 gene encoding dual specificity protein kinase CLK2 isoform X2, translating into MPHPRRYHSSERGSRGSYHEHYRSRKHKRRRSRSWSSSSDRTRRRRREDSYHVRSRSYDDRSSDRRAYDRRYCGSYRRNDYSRDRGEAYYDADYRHSYEYQRENSSYRSQRSSRRKHRRRRRRSRTFSRSSSQHSSRRAKSVEDDAEGHLIYHVGDWLQERYEIVSTLGEGTFGRVVQCVDHRRGGARVALKIIKNVEKYKEAARLEINVLEKINEKDPDNKNLCVQMFDWFDYHGHMCISFELLGLSTFDFLKDNNYLPYPIHQVRHMAFQLCQAVKFLHDNKLTHTDLKPENILFVNSDYELTYNLEKKRDERSVKSTAVRVVDFGSATFDHEHHSTIVSTRHYRAPEVILELGWSQPCDVWSIGCIIFEYYVGFTLFQTHDNREHLAMMERILGPIPSRMIRKTRKQKYFYRGRLDWDENTSAGRYVRENCKPLRRYLTSEAEEHHQLFDLIESMLEYEPAKRLTLGEALQHPFFARLRAEPPSAKLWDSSRDISR; encoded by the exons ATGCCTCATCCCCGAAGGTACCACTCCTCAGAGCGAGGCAGCCGGGGGAGTTACCATGAACACTATCGGAGCCGAAAGCATAAGAGACGAAGAAGCCGCTCCTGGTCAAGTAGCAGTGACCGGACACGACGGCGCCGGCGGGAAGACAGCTACCATGTCCGTTCCCGGAG CTATGATGACCGTTCATCAGACCGGAGGGCATATGACCGGCGATACTGTGGCAGCTACAGGCGCAACGACTACAGCCGGGATCGGGGAGAAGCCTACTATGATGCAGACTACCGGCATTCCTACGAGTATCAGCGGGAGAACAGCAGTTACCGCAGCCAGCGCAGCAGCCGGAGGAAGCACAGACGGCGGAGGCGACGCAGCCGGACATTCAGCCGCTCATCTTCG CAGCACAGCAGCCGGAGAGCCAAGAGTGTAGAGGACGACGCTGAGGGCCACCTCATCTACCACGTCGGGGACTGGCTACAAGAGCGAT ATGAAATTGTAAGCACCTTGGGAGAGGGGACCTTTGGCCGAGTTGTACAATGTGTCGACCATCGCAG GGGTGGCGCTCGAGTTGCCCTAAAGATCATTAAGAATGTGGAAAAGTACAAGGAAGCAGCTCGACTTGAAATCAACGTGCTGGAGAAGATCAATGAGAAGGACCCTGACAACAAGAA CCTCTGTGTCCAGATGTTTGACTGGTTTGACTACCATGGCCACATGTGTATCTCCTTTGAGCTTCTGGGCCTTAGCACCTTCGATTTCCTCAAAGACAACAACTACCTGCCCTACCCCATCCACCAAGTGCGCCACATGGCCTTCCAGCTGTGCCAGGCCGTCAAGT TCCTCCATGATAACAAGCTGACACATACGGACCTCAAGCCTGAAAATATTCTGTTTGTGAATTCAGACTACGAGCTCACCTACAACCTAGAGAAG AAGCGAGATGAGCGCAGTGTAAAGAGCACAGCTGTGCGGGTGGTAGACTTTGGCAGTGCCACCTTTGACCATGAACACCATAGTACCATTGTTTCCACTCGCCATTACCGAGCACCAGAGGTCATCCTCG AGTTGGGCTGGTCACAGCCTTGTGATGTGTGGAGCATAGGCTGCATCATCTTCGAGTACTATGTTGGCTTCACCCTCTTCCAA ACCCATGACAACAGAGAGCATCTAGCCATGATGGAAAGGATCTTGGGTCCTATCCCTTCCCGGATGATTCGAAAGACAAG gaagcagaaatatttttatcgGGGTCGCCTGGATTGGGATGAGAACACATCAGCTGGGCGTTACGTTCGAGAAAACTGCAAACCACTGCGG CGATATCTGACCTCAGAGGCAGAGGAACACCACCAGCTCTTCGATCTGATTGAAAGCATGCTAGAGTATGAGCCTGCTAAGCGACTGACCTTGGGTGAAGCCCTTCAGCATCCTTTCTTCGCCCGCCTTCGGGCTGAGCCACCCAGCGCCAAGTTGTGGGACTCCAGTCGGGATATCAGTCGGTGA
- the CLK2 gene encoding dual specificity protein kinase CLK2 isoform X5, with translation MFDWFDYHGHMCISFELLGLSTFDFLKDNNYLPYPIHQVRHMAFQLCQAVKFLHDNKLTHTDLKPENILFVNSDYELTYNLEKKRDERSVKSTAVRVVDFGSATFDHEHHSTIVSTRHYRAPEVILELGWSQPCDVWSIGCIIFEYYVGFTLFQTHDNREHLAMMERILGPIPSRMIRKTRKQKYFYRGRLDWDENTSAGRYVRENCKPLRRYLTSEAEEHHQLFDLIESMLEYEPAKRLTLGEALQHPFFARLRAEPPSAKLWDSSRDISR, from the exons ATGTTTGACTGGTTTGACTACCATGGCCACATGTGTATCTCCTTTGAGCTTCTGGGCCTTAGCACCTTCGATTTCCTCAAAGACAACAACTACCTGCCCTACCCCATCCACCAAGTGCGCCACATGGCCTTCCAGCTGTGCCAGGCCGTCAAGT TCCTCCATGATAACAAGCTGACACATACGGACCTCAAGCCTGAAAATATTCTGTTTGTGAATTCAGACTACGAGCTCACCTACAACCTAGAGAAG AAGCGAGATGAGCGCAGTGTAAAGAGCACAGCTGTGCGGGTGGTAGACTTTGGCAGTGCCACCTTTGACCATGAACACCATAGTACCATTGTTTCCACTCGCCATTACCGAGCACCAGAGGTCATCCTCG AGTTGGGCTGGTCACAGCCTTGTGATGTGTGGAGCATAGGCTGCATCATCTTCGAGTACTATGTTGGCTTCACCCTCTTCCAA ACCCATGACAACAGAGAGCATCTAGCCATGATGGAAAGGATCTTGGGTCCTATCCCTTCCCGGATGATTCGAAAGACAAG gaagcagaaatatttttatcgGGGTCGCCTGGATTGGGATGAGAACACATCAGCTGGGCGTTACGTTCGAGAAAACTGCAAACCACTGCGG CGATATCTGACCTCAGAGGCAGAGGAACACCACCAGCTCTTCGATCTGATTGAAAGCATGCTAGAGTATGAGCCTGCTAAGCGACTGACCTTGGGTGAAGCCCTTCAGCATCCTTTCTTCGCCCGCCTTCGGGCTGAGCCACCCAGCGCCAAGTTGTGGGACTCCAGTCGGGATATCAGTCGGTGA
- the CLK2 gene encoding dual specificity protein kinase CLK2 isoform X3, whose protein sequence is MPHPRRYHSSERGSRGSYHEHYRSRKHKRRRSRSWSSSSDRTRRRRREDSYHVRSRSYDDRSSDRRAYDRRYCGSYRRNDYSRDRGEAYYDADYRHSYEYQRENSSYRSQRSSRRKHRRRRRRSRTFSRSSSHSSRRAKSVEDDAEGHLIYHVGDWLQERYEIVSTLGEGTFGRVVQCVDHRRGGARVALKIIKNVEKYKEAARLEINVLEKINEKDPDNKNLCVQMFDWFDYHGHMCISFELLGLSTFDFLKDNNYLPYPIHQVRHMAFQLCQAVKFLHDNKLTHTDLKPENILFVNSDYELTYNLEKKRDERSVKSTAVRVVDFGSATFDHEHHSTIVSTRHYRAPEVILELGWSQPCDVWSIGCIIFEYYVGFTLFQTHDNREHLAMMERILGPIPSRMIRKTRKQKYFYRGRLDWDENTSAGRYVRENCKPLRRYLTSEAEEHHQLFDLIESMLEYEPAKRLTLGEALQHPFFARLRAEPPSAKLWDSSRDISR, encoded by the exons ATGCCTCATCCCCGAAGGTACCACTCCTCAGAGCGAGGCAGCCGGGGGAGTTACCATGAACACTATCGGAGCCGAAAGCATAAGAGACGAAGAAGCCGCTCCTGGTCAAGTAGCAGTGACCGGACACGACGGCGCCGGCGGGAAGACAGCTACCATGTCCGTTCCCGGAG CTATGATGACCGTTCATCAGACCGGAGGGCATATGACCGGCGATACTGTGGCAGCTACAGGCGCAACGACTACAGCCGGGATCGGGGAGAAGCCTACTATGATGCAGACTACCGGCATTCCTACGAGTATCAGCGGGAGAACAGCAGTTACCGCAGCCAGCGCAGCAGCCGGAGGAAGCACAGACGGCGGAGGCGACGCAGCCGGACATTCAGCCGCTCATCTTCG CACAGCAGCCGGAGAGCCAAGAGTGTAGAGGACGACGCTGAGGGCCACCTCATCTACCACGTCGGGGACTGGCTACAAGAGCGAT ATGAAATTGTAAGCACCTTGGGAGAGGGGACCTTTGGCCGAGTTGTACAATGTGTCGACCATCGCAG GGGTGGCGCTCGAGTTGCCCTAAAGATCATTAAGAATGTGGAAAAGTACAAGGAAGCAGCTCGACTTGAAATCAACGTGCTGGAGAAGATCAATGAGAAGGACCCTGACAACAAGAA CCTCTGTGTCCAGATGTTTGACTGGTTTGACTACCATGGCCACATGTGTATCTCCTTTGAGCTTCTGGGCCTTAGCACCTTCGATTTCCTCAAAGACAACAACTACCTGCCCTACCCCATCCACCAAGTGCGCCACATGGCCTTCCAGCTGTGCCAGGCCGTCAAGT TCCTCCATGATAACAAGCTGACACATACGGACCTCAAGCCTGAAAATATTCTGTTTGTGAATTCAGACTACGAGCTCACCTACAACCTAGAGAAG AAGCGAGATGAGCGCAGTGTAAAGAGCACAGCTGTGCGGGTGGTAGACTTTGGCAGTGCCACCTTTGACCATGAACACCATAGTACCATTGTTTCCACTCGCCATTACCGAGCACCAGAGGTCATCCTCG AGTTGGGCTGGTCACAGCCTTGTGATGTGTGGAGCATAGGCTGCATCATCTTCGAGTACTATGTTGGCTTCACCCTCTTCCAA ACCCATGACAACAGAGAGCATCTAGCCATGATGGAAAGGATCTTGGGTCCTATCCCTTCCCGGATGATTCGAAAGACAAG gaagcagaaatatttttatcgGGGTCGCCTGGATTGGGATGAGAACACATCAGCTGGGCGTTACGTTCGAGAAAACTGCAAACCACTGCGG CGATATCTGACCTCAGAGGCAGAGGAACACCACCAGCTCTTCGATCTGATTGAAAGCATGCTAGAGTATGAGCCTGCTAAGCGACTGACCTTGGGTGAAGCCCTTCAGCATCCTTTCTTCGCCCGCCTTCGGGCTGAGCCACCCAGCGCCAAGTTGTGGGACTCCAGTCGGGATATCAGTCGGTGA
- the HCN3 gene encoding potassium/sodium hyperpolarization-activated cyclic nucleotide-gated channel 3, with amino-acid sequence MEAEQRPTSPAGDGATPGLEAAPPAAPASATAASGPTPGSGSGPEPKRRQLGTLLQPTVNKFSLRVFGSHKAVEIEQERVKSAGAWIIHPYSDFRFYWDLIMLLLMVGNLIVLPVGITFFKEENSPPWIVFNVLSDTFFLLDLVLNFRTGIVVEEGAEILLAPRAIRTRYLRTWFLVDLISSIPVDYIFLVVELEPRLDAEVYKTARALRIVRFTKILSLLRLLRLSRLIRYIHQWEEIFHMTYDLASAVVRIFNLIGMMLLLCHWDGCLQFLVPMLQDFPPDCWVSINHMVNHSWGRQYSHALFKAMSHMLCIGYGQQAPVGMPDVWLTMLSMIVGATCYAMFIGHATALIQSLDSSRRQYQEKYKQVEQYMSFHKLPADTRQRIHEYYEHRYQGKMFDEESILGELSEPLREEIINFTCRGLVAHMPLFAHADPSFVTAVLTKLRFEVFQPGDLVVREGSVGRKMYFIQHGLLSVLARGARDTRLTDGSYFGEICLLTRGRRTASVRADTYCRLYSLSVDHFNAVLEEFPMMRRAFETVAMDRLRRIGKKNSILQRKRSEPSPGSSGGIMEQHLVQYDRDMARGVRGLAPGTGARLSGKPVLWEPLVHAPLQAAAVTSNVAIALTHQRSPLPLSPDSPATFLARSARRSAGSPASPLVPVRAGPLLARGPWASTSRLPAPPARTLHASLSRAGRSQVSLLGPPPGGGGRRLGPRGRPLSASQPSLPQRAAGDGSPGRKGSGSERLPPSGLLAKPPGTAQPPRPPVPEPVTPRGPQLSANM; translated from the exons ATGGAGGCGGAGCAAAGGCCGACCTCCCCGGCCGGCGACGGGGCGACCCCTGGGCTGGAAGCGGCGCCTCCTGCTGCACCGGCGTCTGCGACCGCGGCCTCGGGTCCGACCCCTGGGTCTGGGTCCGGGCCCGAGCCCAAGAGGAGGCAGCTCGGGACGCTGCTCCAGCCCACGGTCAACAAGTTCTCCCTTCGCGTGTTCGGCAGCCACAAAGCAGTGGAAATCGAGCAGGAGAGGGTCAAGTCAGCAGGGGCCTGGATCATCCACCCCTACAGCGACTTCCG GTTTTACTGGGACCTGATCATGCTCCTGCTAATGGTGGGGAACCTCATTGTGCTGCCCGTGGGCATCACTTTCTTCAAGGAGGAAAACTCCCCTCCGTGGATCGTCTTCAACGTCCTCTCTGACACTTTCTTCCTGCTGGATCTGGTGCTCAACTTCCGCACAGGCATCGTGGTAGAGGAGGGCGCTGAGATCCTGCTGGCACCACGGGCCATCCGCACACGCTACCTGCGCACCTGGTTCCTGGTTGACCTCATTTCCTCTATCCCTGTGGACTACATCTTCCTGGTGGTAGAGCTGGAGCCACGATTGGATGCCGAGGTCTACAAAACAGCGCGGGCTCTGCGCATCGTGCGCTTCACCAAGATCCTCAGCCTGCTGCGGCTGCTCCGCCTCTCTCGCCTCATCCGCTACATACAccagtgggaggag ATCTTTCACATGACCTATGACCTGGCCAGTGCCGTGGTTCGCATCTTCAACCTCATCGGGATGATGCTGCTGCTATGTCACTGGGATGGCTGTCTGCAGTTCCTGGTCCCCATGCTGCAGGACTTCCCTCCCGACTGCTGGGTCTCCATCAACCACATGGTG AACCACTCGTGGGGCCGCCAGTATTCCCATGCCCTGTTCAAGGCCATGAGCCACATGCTCTGCATTGGCTACGGGCAGCAGGCACCTGTTGGCATGCCCGACGTCTGGCTCACCATGCTCAGCATGATCGTGGGCGCCACGTGCTACGCCATGTTCATCGGCCACGCCACCGCCCTCATCCAGTCACTGGACTCTTCCCGGCGTCAGTACCAGGAAAAG TACAAGCAGGTGGAGCAGTACATGTCCTTCCACAAGCTGCCAGCTGACACCCGGCAGCGCATCCACGAGTACTATGAGCACCGCTACCAGGGCAAGATGTTTGATGAGGAGAGCATCCTGGGCGAGCTGAGCGAGCCGCTGCGGGAG gagATCATTAACTTCACCTGCCGGGGCTTGGTGGCCCACATGCCGCTGTTTGCCCACGCCGACCCCAGCTTCGTCACGGCAGTGCTCACCAAGCTGCGCTTTGAGGTCTTCCAGCCAGGGGACCTGGTGGTGCGTGAGGGCTCCGTGGGCAGGAAGATGTACTTCATCCAGCATGGGCTGCTCAGTGTGCTGGCACGTGGCGCCCGGGACACCCGCCTCACTGACGGATCCTACTTTGGGG AGATCTGTCTGCTGACTCGGGGCCGGCGCACGGCCAGCGTGCGGGCCGACACCTACTGCCGCCTCTACTCGCTCAGTGTGGACCATTTCAACGCGGTGCTCGAGGAGTTCCCCATGATGCGCCGCGCCTTCGAGACTGTGGCCATGGATCGGCTGCGCCGCATTG GCAAGAAGAATTCCATACTACAGCGGAAGCGCTCTGAGCCGAGTCCTGGCAGCAGTGGGGGCATCATGGAGCAGCACTTGGTGCAATACGACAGGGACATGGCTCGGGGTGTTCGtggcctggccccaggcacaggagctcGGCTCAGCGGAAAGCCAGTGCTGTGGGAGCCACTGGTGCACGCCCCCCTGCAGGCAGCTGCCGTGACGTCCAATGTGGCCATTGCCCTGACTCACCAGCGgagccctctgcccctctcccccgACTCTCCAGCCACCTTCCTTGCTCGCTCTGCTCGACGCTCAGCaggctccccagcctcccctctggtGCCTGTCCGAGCTGGCCCTCTGCTGGCCCGGGGGCCATGGGCATCCACCTCCCGCCTGCCAGCCCCACCTGCTCGAACCCTCCACGCCAGCCTATCCCGGGCTGGGCGCTCCCAGGTGTCCCTGCTGGGGccccccccaggaggaggtggaaggcGACTAGGACCTCGGGGCCGCCCACTCTCAGCCTCCCAACCCTCTCTGCCTCAGCGGGCAGCAGGTGATGGCTCTCCGGGGCGGAAGGGCTCAGGAAGTGAACGCCTGCCCCCCTCAGGGCTCTTGGCCAAGCCTCCAGGGACAGCCCAGCCCCCCAGGCCACCGGTGCCTGAGCCAGTCACCCCCCGGGGCCCCCAGCTCTCTGCCAACATGTGA